The nucleotide sequence TCTTCGGACCCAATATCAGTATCGGCAGGAACGTGGTGATGATCGGGGCGGAGTCGGCGCGTACACGACTCACCACGGTCAAGCTGGGTGGCTACGAGGGAGCTATCGAGATCGGCGACAACGTACTGGTGATGGCCGGAGTGCGCGTATCGAGCGCATCCAGGATAGAAATAGGGGATGATTGCATGCTCGCCAATTACTGTTATCTTACCGACGCCGACTGGCACGGCATCCACGATCGCACCAAGATCGTTGGAAAGACCGCGCCGATCGTTCTCGAGAAGGGCGTGTGGATAGGCGATTCGGCCATCGTCTGCAAGGGCGTGCGAATAGGCGAAAACTCGATCGTCGGCGCCGGATCGGTTGTCAGAGAGAACATTCCGGCGAACGTGGTGGTGGCCGGCAACCCGGCGCGGATACTGCGAAAACTCGACCCGGACAGAGTCGTGACCATGGGCGCTTTGTATGAGAAGATGGGAGGGCCGCCGGTTTGAAAATATGCATGCTGTGTTACAGGGGCAACCCCTATAGCGGTGGACAGGGCATCTATCTGAAGTACGTCGCCGAGGAGCTGGTTCGCCAGGGCCACGAGGTGCATGCCATAGTCGGGCCGCCCTATCCGGCCCTTATGAATGGCGTGAAAGTGCATTACATTCACAATAACGAATATTATGTCAGGAAGGGGCGAAACATCCTCAAAGCAGGCGCGCCCTTCGATATCCTTCGCCCGCTCAACTCGTACGAATACCTCAGCACCAGGCTCGGAGCCTTTTCCGAAATCAGCGCCTTCAGCTTCAGGGCGTTTCTGAAAATACGCGAACTGCAAAAAGAAACGCGCTTCGATGTCATACACGATAATCAGTGCGTCGGCTATGGTCTGCTGCTCATGCAAAGCTTCGGCATTCCGGTGGTGGCGACAATCCACCACCCGCTTTCGGTGGATCTGGAAAACGTGATTGAACGGGCGTCGTCCTTTGCAAACAAGATGAAGGGGGTGATGTTCTACCCCGTCCTGATGCAGCAGATCGTCTCGAAACGGCTGGACCATATAATAACGGTCTCCGAGGACTCAAAGCGCCGCATACACGCCGATTTCGGAGTTCCCCTGGACAGCCAGACGGTGGTGTATAACGGGCTCGACGATTCGATATTCCGACCGCGTCCAGGGGTGGCGAAGAAAAAGGGGAAGATTGTATTCGTGGGGAACGTCGAGGACGGCAAAAAGGGATTCGTTTATCTTCTCAGGGCGCTGACCATGATAAAAAGCGATGTGCGGCTTACGGTGGTTGACGGAGGCTCGCCGCACCGAAAGGTGACGGACGCGTTGATCGACAGGCTGGGACTTGCGGGGAGGATAGAGTTTACCGGGAAGGCGGACACTGACGAGCTCGTGAGGCATTACTGCGAGTCCGAGATGGCGGTTGTGCCGTCGGTATACGAGGGGTTCGGGTTTCCGGCCGCGGAGGCCATGGCGTGCTGCGTTCCGGTCATAGCGAGCGACGGGGGAGCGCTTCCCGAAGTGGTTGGGGACGCGGGGGTCATCGTTCCGGCGCGCGACGAGCGGGCACTTGCCGGGGCGATAGACGCACTCTATGCGGATAAAAAAAGCATGAAGGCTCTCGCCGCCAAGGGGAGAGCCAGGGTGCTCCGGGAGTTCAACTGGGGGAGCGCAGTTAAAAAAATGGTCGCGGTGTTTCGAGCTTTCGGATAACGGATTTACTGCATGTTCACGATCTTCGTGCCCTTGTTCAGGTTGATTTTAAGCATGGTCGCCGCGTCCATCCTTGCATCGTAGCGTATCTCCGAAAAACTGAAGGACAGTCTGCCGCCGCTTTCGGGGGCAAGCATCCTGATTTTGCGGTAAAAAAGGCCCCCTCTCTCCCGGTGTGGCTTTTCGAGATAGAACTCGGTTTTTTTTCTGTTCGATTTAGCGATAAAGAGTATCTTGTCCGGGAGGTCGCCGCTGAAGCTGATGGTCTGGAAATAGTCCCGGTTTTCAAGCACCAGATAGCTCCGAGTACTGTCGTTCTCCGCGACGAGTCCCTGTTTGATTGAATGCCCGTCGAGAATGGGGATATGGCCGGCGGCAAACGGATATATAAGTCCGAAGTCGATGTCGATCGCCGCGTAGTTTTTCAGGTTTATCGTCTCCATACTATCGAGATACAGCGTTTTTTCGGCGGGGAAATAGAACTTGAGAGTAGCGCCGTCCTGGACAAGAATGGTAAGGGGACTTTTAAAGACGATGTCGAAAAATGTATAGCGCGCCATTCTCGGATTTCTGTTGTACAGGGCTTCGCCGATGGAATTGAATTTGCTCTTGCCGAAGACGCCTTCCACGGTGAACTGAGCGGAATAGGAATCGGGAGCCTTTTTATTGATCTCCTGGACAATGCCAAGCAGGCGGCTGGAGCGTTCGGTGTCGGAAACGGTAACGCGTTTCTGCTGTTCGGCCGGCGCGCTCGCGCACGCGGCCATGGATGCCATGGCGATCATGATGGCGCAGATTGATACCGTGCGCGGATGATTGGCCTTGATCATTTTCGTTCACCTTTATTGAGACCGTGATTTTACTTCTTTCAGTTTTTTTTCTACGGCGGGATCCCTCTTCATCTTCAGGGACTTGTCCCAGTATTCGACCGCCTTCTGGGACTTTCCCATCTCGAGGAAAGTGTCGCCAATATGGTCGTACACGACCGGGTCGGGACTGTTTTCCCGTGCGAGCTGTTTTTCGGCCTCGAGCAGGTGTTTAAGCGCGAGATCGAACTGGCTCTTACGGAAATAGGCCCATCCGAGGGAGTCGAGATAAGCCCCGTTGGATGGTTCGTATTCAAGCGCCTTCATAATGAGTTCGATTGATTCGTCAAGGTTCATGTTGTTATCGGCGTAAAGGTAACCGAGAAAGTTATAGGCGCGCGCGCTTTTCGGATTGTATTTAATGGATTTTTTCAACGCCTCGATGGTGTCCGCCAGCCTGCTCTGTTTCTCGAGCACGGTCGCGAGATAAAAATAATAGGTGTCGTTCTCCTCCTGAAGTTCGATCGCCTTCCTGAAATGACGTTCGGCCACGATAAACTTGTCGCGTTGTGAATCTATGAGCCCTTTGAAGAAGTGGGGTTTGGAGTTTTCCGGATCGAGCGTAATCGCCCTGTCCAGGTATTCGGCGGAGCGTGCGAAATCGTTTTTAAGGCTGTATAAATAACCCATGTGGATGAGTATGTCCGGCGTTGGCTTAAGGTCGTGGCATTTTCGGTAATAGACGAGGGCCAGCGACAGGTCCCCTGTCTCCTCGCAGGTCCGTGCCAGGTAAAAATAAATTTCAGGGATGTCGTCCTTTACCGCGAGCGCGCGAAAAAGATTTTCCTTTGCGAGGTCGTAAAGTTTCGCCTGGAACAGCAGCGCACCGGCCGTAAAATATTCGCTGAGCGCAGCCGTCTTATCCCCGCGGCGCAGGGCGATCCGGGCGAGCGCGATATGGGGCGATATGTATCCAGGGTTCTTTTTTAAAATGTCCCCGAGCGCTTTTCCGGCATCCTGATCGTTTTTCATCAGTTCATTATAGAGCGCTGCACCCAGCGCCCCTTCGACCGTGCGGCTGTTCCTTATTTTTTTCAGGTGAGAGATGGCGCGAAGGTCGCCCTTGAGATAGTAGATGCGGCCCATTACCGCGTTCAGTTTGGCGTTGTCGGGAAACTTTTCGAGGTATAGAAGGGAGTACCTTTGCGCCTCCTCCAGCCGGTGCTGGTCCATGTAAATAAGCGCGAGTACGTATACTGCCGAATTATTGTCGGGATTGATTTCAATGCAGCGCTCGAAGCTTTTTATTGCCCGTTCGGCCTGGTTCTTGGAATAATAGATGTGTCCCAGATAATAGTGCGCATGCTCCTGGTAGTAATCTTCCACGGGCTCGGAGGCGGCAAGCTCGATGATGTTTCGCATATACACCGAGGCCCTGTCCCAATTTTTCATCTGGGTGTAATAGAGGTTGCCCAGGGTGTAATGAATATGGACAAGCTCCGGGCGCTCCTCGACAAGCGCTTCGAGACATGCCGCGGCTTTCTCATAGTTTCTCAAATTGGCGTAAAGATTGAACTTCAGCTCGTAAGGACGAATGTACTGCGGGTTTTTGCCGATCGACCGGTCGGCGTAGTTGACCGCGTTCTCATAGTCGTTGATCCGGTAGTAGCATTCGGCAAGCTGGTAGTAGACTTTATCGAGCTCGGTGTCGTACGCGGCGGCGTCCATGAAATTTTCGATGGCGCGCGGAAAATCCCCTGCGGATTTATAATAGAGTCCTCTGCTGAAATAAGCCCAATCCGCCCGTATCTCCTGCGCCTTGCGGTCCGGCGTTTGTGTTGTTTGCATGGCGGCGCAATGTAAGAAAAAGAGCGCCATCAGGGGCGCGAGGGCGAGTCTTTTCATTGACGGAGGTTCCTTGCGGTCATTTTAATCAAAGATATCGGTCTGGCGGAATAATGTCAAATCTAAATGTCGCACGGCAACGGCAGTGCTCACTACGATGTGGACCCTGAACCGGGAAGGAGGAACTTCCCGGCCTTTATCGTTTCCTGCCCCGCCGCGGCGCGGGTTGTGCGCCTGTGGCGGAGGGTGCGTTGCTTTCGATCTCGAATACCGGGATGGTCGCCTGTGGCGGACCGCCCTCGATTTTACCGAAAAAAAGCCCCCTGATGTCCTCGAAGATGTTATAAAGCACGGGTGTCGCGAAAAGCGTTATGAGCGTGCCGAAGGCCAGTCCCCATGCCATGGCGAGGGCCATGGGCTTGAGGAACGGGTCATTGCCGCCGATCCCGTACGCGGTCGGGAGCAGGCCCAGAACGGTGGTAAGCGAACTGAGCAGAATCGGGCGCAAGCGCTTTGCCCCGGCCTCGATGGAGGCGTCAAAGTGGGACCTCCCGCCCGTGCGGGCGAAATTGATGAAGTCGAGATAGACGATGGAGTTGTTGACGACCACGCCGGCGAGGCCCACTATCCCCATCATTGCGAGGAATGAAAATGGCAGGCCATGGGAAAAGAACACCCAGACCACCGCGAGAAAAGACAGCGGGATGATCCCCATGATGGTAACCGGGTGGACCAGCGATTTGAAGATCGCGACGAGAATTATGTAGATGGCGAGGGCCGCAATCAGGAACGAGCGGTTCAGGTTGGCGAACGACTCCTGGGTGTCCTTGAATTCCCCCGCGTAGTCGATCGTGTAGCCCTGGAAGCGCTCCTCGATATCGGCGAAGTGCTTTATGAGCAGCCTGTTAACACTCACCGAGGTGACGTCCTTGGCCTTTTCGTCAATATCCGCGGTAACGGTGATGGTGCGCCTCCAGTCCTTGCGCGTAATGAACGACACGCCCCTGCTCCGCTCCAGTC is from Spirochaetota bacterium and encodes:
- a CDS encoding acyltransferase — encoded protein: MEDYLKSSWFIRAIFMVRTFVRYHLFFKKKFARMAGNPYVWGIWNIEVFGPNISIGRNVVMIGAESARTRLTTVKLGGYEGAIEIGDNVLVMAGVRVSSASRIEIGDDCMLANYCYLTDADWHGIHDRTKIVGKTAPIVLEKGVWIGDSAIVCKGVRIGENSIVGAGSVVRENIPANVVVAGNPARILRKLDPDRVVTMGALYEKMGGPPV
- a CDS encoding tetratricopeptide repeat protein translates to MKRLALAPLMALFFLHCAAMQTTQTPDRKAQEIRADWAYFSRGLYYKSAGDFPRAIENFMDAAAYDTELDKVYYQLAECYYRINDYENAVNYADRSIGKNPQYIRPYELKFNLYANLRNYEKAAACLEALVEERPELVHIHYTLGNLYYTQMKNWDRASVYMRNIIELAASEPVEDYYQEHAHYYLGHIYYSKNQAERAIKSFERCIEINPDNNSAVYVLALIYMDQHRLEEAQRYSLLYLEKFPDNAKLNAVMGRIYYLKGDLRAISHLKKIRNSRTVEGALGAALYNELMKNDQDAGKALGDILKKNPGYISPHIALARIALRRGDKTAALSEYFTAGALLFQAKLYDLAKENLFRALAVKDDIPEIYFYLARTCEETGDLSLALVYYRKCHDLKPTPDILIHMGYLYSLKNDFARSAEYLDRAITLDPENSKPHFFKGLIDSQRDKFIVAERHFRKAIELQEENDTYYFYLATVLEKQSRLADTIEALKKSIKYNPKSARAYNFLGYLYADNNMNLDESIELIMKALEYEPSNGAYLDSLGWAYFRKSQFDLALKHLLEAEKQLARENSPDPVVYDHIGDTFLEMGKSQKAVEYWDKSLKMKRDPAVEKKLKEVKSRSQ
- a CDS encoding glycosyltransferase family 4 protein → MKICMLCYRGNPYSGGQGIYLKYVAEELVRQGHEVHAIVGPPYPALMNGVKVHYIHNNEYYVRKGRNILKAGAPFDILRPLNSYEYLSTRLGAFSEISAFSFRAFLKIRELQKETRFDVIHDNQCVGYGLLLMQSFGIPVVATIHHPLSVDLENVIERASSFANKMKGVMFYPVLMQQIVSKRLDHIITVSEDSKRRIHADFGVPLDSQTVVYNGLDDSIFRPRPGVAKKKGKIVFVGNVEDGKKGFVYLLRALTMIKSDVRLTVVDGGSPHRKVTDALIDRLGLAGRIEFTGKADTDELVRHYCESEMAVVPSVYEGFGFPAAEAMACCVPVIASDGGALPEVVGDAGVIVPARDERALAGAIDALYADKKSMKALAAKGRARVLREFNWGSAVKKMVAVFRAFG